From Brucella anthropi ATCC 49188:
ATCGCGCATGGTTCCAGCGTCACATAAAGATCGCAGTCGACCAGACGTTCGGATTGTAGGGCTTTTCCAGCCTCACGAATTGCAAGCACTTCGGCATGGGCTGTTACGTCATTGAACTCACGTGTACGATTGCCTGCTCGTGCAATGATCGTGCCCTGATGCACAATGACTGCGCCAATCGGAACCTCTCCACGTGAACCTGCAGCGCGCGCTTCTGCAAGTGCTATCTCCATGGGGGTAGCCATCTTTGGGTCCGGGATTTTGGCACTCTTATTCATGGCTGTTCCATTTCGTGCATTCTTTCGGAAATTTCGCTCGCAAGCCATGAAGCGATTTGTTACTGCATAATTCCCGAAATCGAAACCGATTTGCGAACGGATTTATACAGCGTTCCTGTTTCCGGCTGTCCCTTGCCTGTCATTAAAGGTGTAAGGTGACACGGCAGCGCTGCTGAAAGGCCAATACCA
This genomic window contains:
- a CDS encoding nucleoside deaminase — encoded protein: MNKSAKIPDPKMATPMEIALAEARAAGSRGEVPIGAVIVHQGTIIARAGNRTREFNDVTAHAEVLAIREAGKALQSERLVDCDLYVTLEPCAMCATAISFARIRRLYYGASDPKGGGVEHGPRFYTQPTCHHVPEIYAGFSEGDSQKILRDFFRDKR